The Benincasa hispida cultivar B227 chromosome 9, ASM972705v1, whole genome shotgun sequence genome has a segment encoding these proteins:
- the LOC120087026 gene encoding uncharacterized protein LOC120087026, producing MAVSSQSSSSIDKKNWWLTNRKIVDKYIKDARTLIATQEQREISAALNLIDAALALSPRLEQALELKARALLCLRRFKDVADMLQDYIPSFKIAGEDSAGSEGSSQQLSKDRVKLLGSSESPGCDSSFKCFSVSDLKKKVMAGLCKNCNKEGQWRYLILGQACCHLGLMEDAMVLLQTGKRLATAAFRRESICRSEDSFSLSDFPFSSEISTTNPPNTPPRALSDSETISNLLSHIKLLIRRRTAALAALDAGLYAEAIRHFSKIVDGRRGAPQGFLAECYMYRASAYRSAGRIAESIADCNRTLALNPSCIQALETRAVLFESIRCLPDCLHDLEHLKLLYNTILRDRKLPGPAWKRQNMRYREIPGKLCALTVKIQELKQRVASGETGNVDYYSLIGLRRGCSRSELERAHLLLCLRHKPDKATNFIERCELADDRDLDSVRDKAKMSALLLYRMLQKGYSSIMSTIADEEAAEKQRKKAAAALQAAQAAAIQVQQQQQQQQLQQQQQQQQQQAQECLLEMELIKAATKTQSKPPKTKQISASDAKSSNDKSTYQGVFCRDLAAVGNLLSQVGLNRPLPVKYEALSC from the exons ATGGCTGTTTCTTCCCAATCTTCCTCTTCCATTGACAAGAAAAACTGGTGGCTCACTAATAGAAAG ATTGTTGATAAATACATCAAAGATGCAAGAACCCTCATTGCTACTCAAGAACAGAGAGAAATCTCCGCTGCTCTTAATCTTATTGATGCGGCTTTGGCTCTTTCTCCTCGTCTTGAACAAGCCCTTGAGCTTAAAGCTCGAGCTCTTCTCTGTCTTCGCCGATTTAAAGATGTTGCCGATATGCTTCAGGATTATATTCCTAGTTTTAAGATAGCCGGTGAGGATTCCGCCGGCTCCGAAGGGTCCTCACAGCAGCTTTCCAAAGACCGAGTTAAGCTTCTTGGATCGTCTGAGTCGCCTGGTTGTGACTCGTCGTTTAAATGCTTCTCTGTTTCTGATTTGAAGAAGAAGGTTATGGCTGGACTGTGTAAAAACTGCAACAAAGAAGGGCAATGGAG ATATTTGATCTTGGGTCAAGCTTGTTGTCATTTGGGGCTGATGGAAGATGCCATGGTTCTTCTTCAGACCGGAAAACGTCTCGCTACGGCGGCATTTCGCCGTGAGAGTATATGCCGGTCTGAAGATAGCTTCTCGCTGTCTGATTTCCCTTTCTCGAGTGAGATATCGACGACGAATCCACCAAATACACCACCTCGAGCATTGTCCGATTCGGAAACAATCAGCAATCTCCTTAGCCACATTAAGCTTTTGATTCGCCGCAGGACGGCTGCTCTTGCTGCCCTTGATGCTGGCCTCTATGCTGAGGCTATTCGTCATTTCAGCAAGATCGTCGATGGTCGCCGAGGGGCACCTCAAGGCTTCCTTGCAGAATGTTATATGTACCGTGCCTCTGCTTATCGATCAGCTGGTCGAATTGCAGAGTCGATTGCTGATTGCAATCGAACATTGGCACTTAATCCAAGCTGCATTCAAGCATTAGAGACCCGAGCTGTGCTATTCGAATCGATTCGATGCTTACCGGATTGTTTGCATGATCTAGAACATTTGAAGCTTTTGTATAATACCATATTGAGGGACAGAAAGCTGCCGGGGCCAGCTTGGAAGAGACAAAACATGAGATATAGAGAGATTCCAGGGAAGCTATGTGCATTAACTGtgaaaattcaagaattaaAGCAAAGGGTTGCTTCAGGAGAGACTGGGAATGTGGATTATTATTCATTAATCGGGCTGCGACGTGGGTGTTCGAGGTCTGAATTGGAGAGAGCTcatttgttgttatgtttacgACATAAACCCGATAAAGCTACAAACTTTATCGAGCGGTGTGAGCTTGCAGACGACCGTGATCTCGATTCAGTTCGAGACAAGGCAAAAATGTCAGCATTGTTACTGTATAGAATGCTGCAGAAGGGATATTCGAGCATAATGTCGACAATTGCCGACGAGGAAGCTGCGGAGAAACAGAGGAAGAAAGCTGCAGCTGCATTACAAGCAGCACAAGCTGCTGCAATTCAAGTGCAGCAACAACAGCAGCAACAACAGCTGCAACAACAGCAGCAACAACAGCAACAACAAGCTCAAGAATGCTTATTAGAAATGGAACTCATCAAAGCAGCTACAAAAACACAATCCAAACCACCAAAAACCAAACAAATCAGTGCATCAGATGCCAAATCCTCGAACGACAAATCGACATACCAAGGAGTATTCTGTCGTGATCTTGCTGCAGTTGGTAATTTGTTATCGCAAGTCGGATTAAACCGACCCTTGCCAGTTAAGTACGAAGCATTAAGCTGCTGA
- the LOC120086771 gene encoding BRCT domain-containing protein At4g02110 isoform X2 has product MCLTGYQRQDRDDVMTMVGLMGAQFSKPLVANKVTHLICYKFEGDKYELAKKLRTIKLVNHRWLEDSLREWMLLPESNYNISGYDMEMLEAEAKDSEEESNSSITKHFARRSTKSPDNMKFGLHSTSEISNTLPASKPMDGRTNFAETKSMLTVPTTNTKYSPSGKFDRHDAVRGPICQEDDVFSTPWGSVPSDMHTKTSESEKQKVKNEAVTSPSNSARSPRLCATSYSRRTPLKSPLPLFSGERLDRADVSCEMGTGEMKDTIDVDVSLEKMEQVTYATFSGHEPNSPRGTDLFRTGDSNARLPLKSISDVSYDVSQSHSMSEITKSCTLNNPSMDEKILGLKMRSVSLNNNDSGECRAENLQHSRVITNSSSSIKKPLMSDLPFSNSVRTPTADVAESSKKTPQTPCQISGKDTSPDKSDKLNHVYGISRDVVGKTKETDRQQNDVLATSESDRGTEAMKSALPTNLNSSVVQSNNLHSKQQRIKMFAKKSLGSRPKLGSASRRASVLSNETTSLNDSVSSCGNGEKLLSSSPQNVSIGVKKVLETIDMGDFSHKYEAMDVDDKITDPGNPENKEADFEQQKMDKENFKEVQLISDEDKLAKETASGVKCNNSASVLDDTIPSGTLKEVIEPREPVSIKNVQRDELRVEDEKSKLNVGDSGPTGATMSLNSSKMKSKLGKVGKAPPHKKNRKTGKKSQLVAAGPNAEVHTIPDYKSEKENVPCDVGDKTSDLVKHCLDKTRVKSNTRQRKANKKCSEISANSSMEVDEVLREVKPEPVCFILSGHRLERKEFQKVIKHLKGRVCRDSHQWSYQATHFIAPDPVRRTEKFFSAAASGRWILKSDYLTDSSQAGKLLKEEPYEWYKNGLTEDGAINLEAPRKWRLLREKTGHGAFYGMRIIIYGECIAPPLDTLKRAIKAGDGTILATSPPYTKFLRSGVDFAVIGPGMPRADTWVQEFLNDEIPCVAADYLVEYVCKPGYPLDKHVLYNTHAWAERSFSNLQSRAEEVAEDASSQDDCSDEDIACQECGSRDRGEVMLICGNEDGSNGCGIGMHTDCCNPPLLDIPEGDWFCSDCISSRNSNSPNKRKKGVLVKRK; this is encoded by the exons GGGATAAATATGAGCTTGCTAAAAAACTGAGGACCATAAAGCTTGTCAATCATCGTTGGCTGGAAGACAG CTTGAGAGAATGGATGCTACTTCCAGAATCAAATTACAACATAAG TGGATATGACATGGAGATGCTTGAAGCTGAGGCGAAGGATTCTGAAGAGGAATCTAACAGTAGCATCACCAAACATTTTGCAAGGAGAAGCACTAAGAGTCCTGATAACATGAAATTTGGTTTGCATTCAACCAGTGAAATATCTAATACACTGCCAGCTTCAAAGCCAATGGATGGCCGCACAAACTTTGCTGAAACTAAGAGCATGTTGACGGTTCCTACTACCAACACTAAATATAGTCCTTCTGGAAAGTTTGATAGGCATGATGCTGTCAGGGGACCTATTTGTCAGGAAGATGATGTTTTTAGTACTCCTTGGGGTTCTGTGCCATCTGATATGCATACGAAAACTTCTGAATCTGAGAAGCAGAAAGTGAAAAATGAGGCAGTGACAAGTCCATCAAATTCAGCAAGGTCTCCGCGGCTGTGTGCTACCAGTTACTCTAGGAGAACCCCATTGAAGTCGCCACTTCCACTGTTTTCTGGAGAAAGATTGGACAGAGCTGATGTCTCATGTGAAATGGGAACAGGTGAAATGAAAGATACTATTGATGTCGATGTATCTTTAGAAAAGATGGAGCAAGTAACGTATGCCACTTTCTCTGGCCATGAACCAAATTCTCCAAGGGGAACTGATTTATTTCGTACAGGAGATTCAAATGCTAGATTGCCTTTGAAAAGCATTTCAGACGTATCTTATGACGTCTCTCAATCTCATTCAATGAGTGAGATCACAAAATCATGCACCTTGAATAACCCCTCCATGGACGAAAAAATTTTAGGATTGAAAATGAGAAGTGTTTCTTTAAACAACAATGATTCTGGCGAGTGTCGTGCTGAGAACTTGCAGCATAGTAGGGTTATTACCAACAGCTCTAGTTCTATTAAGAAACCATTGATGTCCGACCTACCTTTCAGCAACAGTGTTCGCACTCCAACTGCAGATGTTGCTGAGAGCAGTAAGAAGACTCCTCAAACACCCTGCCAGATATCAGGAAAAGACACGTCACCTGACAAGTCTGACAAGCTAAATCATGTTTATGGGATTTCTAGAGATGTGGTTGGAAAAACTAAAGAAACAGATAGGCAGCAGAATGATGTTCTGGCTACATCTGAAAGTGATAGAGGTACAGAGGCTATGAAATCAGCCTTGCCGACTAATTTGAATTCTTCTGTTGTTCAAAGTAATAACTTGCATTCCAAACAACAAAGAATTAAGATGTTTGCCAAAAAGAGCTTGGGTTCTAGACCGAAGTTGGGCAGTGCCAGTCGAAGGGCTTCTGTTCTCTCGAATGAAACCACTTCTTTGAATGATTCGGTTTCATCTTGTGGGAATGGTGAAAAACTCTTAAGCTCATCACCTCAAAATGTCAGTATTGGAGTGAAAAAGGTTTTGGAGACAATAGATATGGGGGATTTTTCTCATAAATATGAAGCCATGGATGTGGATGACAAAATTACTGATCCAGGAAATCCAGAAAATAAAGAAGCAGATTTTGAGCAGCAAAAAATGGATAAGGAGAATTTTAAGGAAGTTCAGCTAATAAGTGATGAGGATAAGCTAGCAAAAGAGACTGCATCTGGAGTGAAATGTAACAATAGTGCTAGTGTGCTTGATGATACTATTCCTTCAGGTACACTAAAAGAAGTGATTGAACCCAGAGAACCTGTTTCCATCAAGAATGTACAACGTGATGAATTAAGAGTAGAAGATGAGAAATCAAAACTGAATGTGGGGGATAGTGGTCCAACGGGAGCAACAATGTCGTTAAACTCTTCTAAAATGAAATCTAAACTAGGCAAGGTTGGTAAAGCACCCCCCCATAAGAAAAATAGGAAGACTGGGAAGAAATCTCAGTTGGTTGCTGCAGGACCTAATGCTGAAGTCCATACCATACCCGATTATAAGTCAGAGAAGGAAAATGTACCATGTGATGTTGGTGACAAAACCAGTGATCTTGTCAAGCattgtttagataaaactaGGGTCAAATCTAATACAAGGCAAAGAAAGGCCAATAAAAAATGTTCAGAGATCAGTGCCAATTCTTCCATGGAAGTTGATGAAGTTTTGAGAGAAGTGAAGCCTGAACCTGTATGTTTTATCTTGAGTGGACATCGTCTTGAAAGGAAGGAGTTTCAGAAAGTAATCAAGCATTTGAAAGGAAGGGTTTGCAGAGATTCTCATCAATGGTCATATCAGGCTACACATTTCATAGCCCCCGATCCAGTCCGTAGAACTGAGAAGTTCTTTTCTGCTGCAGCATCTGGAAG GTGGATTCTCAAATCTGATTATCTAACAGATAGTAGTCAGGCTGGAAAGCTCTTGAAGGAAGAGCCTTATGAATGGTACAAAAATGGCCTCACTGAAGACGGTGCAATCAATTTGGAAGCTCCTAGGAAATGGCGGCTCTTGAGGGAGAAAACTGGTCATGGTGCCTTCTATGGAATGCGTATTATCATATATGGGGAATGTATTGCTCCACCTCTG GATACTCTCAAGCGAGCTATTAAAGCTGGAGATGGGACAATACTAGCTACATCTCCACCTTATACTAAATTCCTTAGGTCTGGAGTTGATTTTGCTGTTATTGGCCCTGGCATGCCACGTGCTGATACGTGGGTCCAAGAGTTTTTAAACGATGAGATACCATGTGTAGCGGCTGATTACTTGGTTGAGTATGTATGCAAACCTGGTTATCCTCTGGATAAACATGTTTTGTACAATACTCATGCATGGGCGGAAAGATCTTTTAGCAACCTTCAGAGTAGAGCAGAAGAAGTTGCTGAAGACGCAAGCTCACAGGATGATTGTTCTGATGAAGATATAGCCTGCCAAGAGTGCGGGTCTCGCGATAGAGGTGAAGTGATGCTCATTTGTGGCAATGAAGATGGTTCAAATGGTTGTGGAATTGGTATGCATACAGATTGCTGCAATCCTCCATTACTGGATATTCCAGAGGGTGATTGGTTTTGTTCAGATTGTATTAGTAGTAGAAACAGCAACTCTccaaataaaaggaaaaagggagTCTTAGTTAAGAGGAAATGA
- the LOC120086771 gene encoding BRCT domain-containing protein At4g02110 isoform X3 produces MEMLEAEAKDSEEESNSSITKHFARRSTKSPDNMKFGLHSTSEISNTLPASKPMDGRTNFAETKSMLTVPTTNTKYSPSGKFDRHDAVRGPICQEDDVFSTPWGSVPSDMHTKTSESEKQKVKNEAVTSPSNSARSPRLCATSYSRRTPLKSPLPLFSGERLDRADVSCEMGTGEMKDTIDVDVSLEKMEQVTYATFSGHEPNSPRGTDLFRTGDSNARLPLKSISDVSYDVSQSHSMSEITKSCTLNNPSMDEKILGLKMRSVSLNNNDSGECRAENLQHSRVITNSSSSIKKPLMSDLPFSNSVRTPTADVAESSKKTPQTPCQISGKDTSPDKSDKLNHVYGISRDVVGKTKETDRQQNDVLATSESDRGTEAMKSALPTNLNSSVVQSNNLHSKQQRIKMFAKKSLGSRPKLGSASRRASVLSNETTSLNDSVSSCGNGEKLLSSSPQNVSIGVKKVLETIDMGDFSHKYEAMDVDDKITDPGNPENKEADFEQQKMDKENFKEVQLISDEDKLAKETASGVKCNNSASVLDDTIPSGTLKEVIEPREPVSIKNVQRDELRVEDEKSKLNVGDSGPTGATMSLNSSKMKSKLGKVGKAPPHKKNRKTGKKSQLVAAGPNAEVHTIPDYKSEKENVPCDVGDKTSDLVKHCLDKTRVKSNTRQRKANKKCSEISANSSMEVDEVLREVKPEPVCFILSGHRLERKEFQKVIKHLKGRVCRDSHQWSYQATHFIAPDPVRRTEKFFSAAASGRWILKSDYLTDSSQAGKLLKEEPYEWYKNGLTEDGAINLEAPRKWRLLREKTGHGAFYGMRIIIYGECIAPPLDTLKRAIKAGDGTILATSPPYTKFLRSGVDFAVIGPGMPRADTWVQEFLNDEIPCVAADYLVEYVCKPGYPLDKHVLYNTHAWAERSFSNLQSRAEEVAEDASSQDDCSDEDIACQECGSRDRGEVMLICGNEDGSNGCGIGMHTDCCNPPLLDIPEGDWFCSDCISSRNSNSPNKRKKGVLVKRK; encoded by the exons ATGGAGATGCTTGAAGCTGAGGCGAAGGATTCTGAAGAGGAATCTAACAGTAGCATCACCAAACATTTTGCAAGGAGAAGCACTAAGAGTCCTGATAACATGAAATTTGGTTTGCATTCAACCAGTGAAATATCTAATACACTGCCAGCTTCAAAGCCAATGGATGGCCGCACAAACTTTGCTGAAACTAAGAGCATGTTGACGGTTCCTACTACCAACACTAAATATAGTCCTTCTGGAAAGTTTGATAGGCATGATGCTGTCAGGGGACCTATTTGTCAGGAAGATGATGTTTTTAGTACTCCTTGGGGTTCTGTGCCATCTGATATGCATACGAAAACTTCTGAATCTGAGAAGCAGAAAGTGAAAAATGAGGCAGTGACAAGTCCATCAAATTCAGCAAGGTCTCCGCGGCTGTGTGCTACCAGTTACTCTAGGAGAACCCCATTGAAGTCGCCACTTCCACTGTTTTCTGGAGAAAGATTGGACAGAGCTGATGTCTCATGTGAAATGGGAACAGGTGAAATGAAAGATACTATTGATGTCGATGTATCTTTAGAAAAGATGGAGCAAGTAACGTATGCCACTTTCTCTGGCCATGAACCAAATTCTCCAAGGGGAACTGATTTATTTCGTACAGGAGATTCAAATGCTAGATTGCCTTTGAAAAGCATTTCAGACGTATCTTATGACGTCTCTCAATCTCATTCAATGAGTGAGATCACAAAATCATGCACCTTGAATAACCCCTCCATGGACGAAAAAATTTTAGGATTGAAAATGAGAAGTGTTTCTTTAAACAACAATGATTCTGGCGAGTGTCGTGCTGAGAACTTGCAGCATAGTAGGGTTATTACCAACAGCTCTAGTTCTATTAAGAAACCATTGATGTCCGACCTACCTTTCAGCAACAGTGTTCGCACTCCAACTGCAGATGTTGCTGAGAGCAGTAAGAAGACTCCTCAAACACCCTGCCAGATATCAGGAAAAGACACGTCACCTGACAAGTCTGACAAGCTAAATCATGTTTATGGGATTTCTAGAGATGTGGTTGGAAAAACTAAAGAAACAGATAGGCAGCAGAATGATGTTCTGGCTACATCTGAAAGTGATAGAGGTACAGAGGCTATGAAATCAGCCTTGCCGACTAATTTGAATTCTTCTGTTGTTCAAAGTAATAACTTGCATTCCAAACAACAAAGAATTAAGATGTTTGCCAAAAAGAGCTTGGGTTCTAGACCGAAGTTGGGCAGTGCCAGTCGAAGGGCTTCTGTTCTCTCGAATGAAACCACTTCTTTGAATGATTCGGTTTCATCTTGTGGGAATGGTGAAAAACTCTTAAGCTCATCACCTCAAAATGTCAGTATTGGAGTGAAAAAGGTTTTGGAGACAATAGATATGGGGGATTTTTCTCATAAATATGAAGCCATGGATGTGGATGACAAAATTACTGATCCAGGAAATCCAGAAAATAAAGAAGCAGATTTTGAGCAGCAAAAAATGGATAAGGAGAATTTTAAGGAAGTTCAGCTAATAAGTGATGAGGATAAGCTAGCAAAAGAGACTGCATCTGGAGTGAAATGTAACAATAGTGCTAGTGTGCTTGATGATACTATTCCTTCAGGTACACTAAAAGAAGTGATTGAACCCAGAGAACCTGTTTCCATCAAGAATGTACAACGTGATGAATTAAGAGTAGAAGATGAGAAATCAAAACTGAATGTGGGGGATAGTGGTCCAACGGGAGCAACAATGTCGTTAAACTCTTCTAAAATGAAATCTAAACTAGGCAAGGTTGGTAAAGCACCCCCCCATAAGAAAAATAGGAAGACTGGGAAGAAATCTCAGTTGGTTGCTGCAGGACCTAATGCTGAAGTCCATACCATACCCGATTATAAGTCAGAGAAGGAAAATGTACCATGTGATGTTGGTGACAAAACCAGTGATCTTGTCAAGCattgtttagataaaactaGGGTCAAATCTAATACAAGGCAAAGAAAGGCCAATAAAAAATGTTCAGAGATCAGTGCCAATTCTTCCATGGAAGTTGATGAAGTTTTGAGAGAAGTGAAGCCTGAACCTGTATGTTTTATCTTGAGTGGACATCGTCTTGAAAGGAAGGAGTTTCAGAAAGTAATCAAGCATTTGAAAGGAAGGGTTTGCAGAGATTCTCATCAATGGTCATATCAGGCTACACATTTCATAGCCCCCGATCCAGTCCGTAGAACTGAGAAGTTCTTTTCTGCTGCAGCATCTGGAAG GTGGATTCTCAAATCTGATTATCTAACAGATAGTAGTCAGGCTGGAAAGCTCTTGAAGGAAGAGCCTTATGAATGGTACAAAAATGGCCTCACTGAAGACGGTGCAATCAATTTGGAAGCTCCTAGGAAATGGCGGCTCTTGAGGGAGAAAACTGGTCATGGTGCCTTCTATGGAATGCGTATTATCATATATGGGGAATGTATTGCTCCACCTCTG GATACTCTCAAGCGAGCTATTAAAGCTGGAGATGGGACAATACTAGCTACATCTCCACCTTATACTAAATTCCTTAGGTCTGGAGTTGATTTTGCTGTTATTGGCCCTGGCATGCCACGTGCTGATACGTGGGTCCAAGAGTTTTTAAACGATGAGATACCATGTGTAGCGGCTGATTACTTGGTTGAGTATGTATGCAAACCTGGTTATCCTCTGGATAAACATGTTTTGTACAATACTCATGCATGGGCGGAAAGATCTTTTAGCAACCTTCAGAGTAGAGCAGAAGAAGTTGCTGAAGACGCAAGCTCACAGGATGATTGTTCTGATGAAGATATAGCCTGCCAAGAGTGCGGGTCTCGCGATAGAGGTGAAGTGATGCTCATTTGTGGCAATGAAGATGGTTCAAATGGTTGTGGAATTGGTATGCATACAGATTGCTGCAATCCTCCATTACTGGATATTCCAGAGGGTGATTGGTTTTGTTCAGATTGTATTAGTAGTAGAAACAGCAACTCTccaaataaaaggaaaaagggagTCTTAGTTAAGAGGAAATGA